AACGACTCCGCCGAGCATGTGGACTTCGATGCCAGGGACGCCGGTCAGCTCTAGGGCCACGTTCATCGCGTTCGTGACGACGCTCAACCCTACCCGGTCCCTGAGCCGGCCGAGTTGGGCGGCCACCTGACGCACGGTCGTCCCCGAGGCGAGGATGACGCGGTCGTGGTCGTCGATGAGCGCCGCTGCCGCCGCGCCGATCTTCCGCTTCTCCTCGGCGTGCTGCTCCGCCTTCTCCGCAACCGGCCGGTCCCGGACGATGAGGCTCCGCGTCGTCGCGCCCCCGTGCGTCCGCTGGAGGAGGTTCTGCTCTTCGAGGAAGCTCAGGTCACGCCGGACCGTCACGTCCGACACGTCGAGGACCTCACTGAGCCCGGACACCGTCACGAACCCCTGGTCTTTTAGCGTCTGAAGAATGTGGTTGTGCCGTTCAGCCGGGAGTTGCATGTTGCGGTA
This sequence is a window from Rubrivirga marina. Protein-coding genes within it:
- a CDS encoding DeoR/GlpR family DNA-binding transcription regulator → MQLPAERHNHILQTLKDQGFVTVSGLSEVLDVSDVTVRRDLSFLEEQNLLQRTHGGATTRSLIVRDRPVAEKAEQHAEEKRKIGAAAAALIDDHDRVILASGTTVRQVAAQLGRLRDRVGLSVVTNAMNVALELTGVPGIEVHMLGGVVRHTSTSVAGPIAEMVLGQFSCRKLFLGVDGFDLQYGLTTSSALEAHLNTRMIEAAEQVIVVADASKFGLRSFGRMCGTEQVHQVITSEAIPAGMVSQMEESGITVTVV